Proteins encoded together in one Pseudomonas arsenicoxydans window:
- a CDS encoding L-iditol 2-dehydrogenase, protein MKRLEGKSALITGSARGIGCTFAQAYIREGATVAIADINLERAQSTASALGPNAYAVEMDVTNQASIEAAIATVVAHTGKLDILINNAALFDLAPIVDITRDSFERLFSINVAGTLFTLQAAARQMISQGHGGKIINMASQAGRRGEALVGVYCATKAAVISLTQSAGLGLIKHGINVNAIAPGVVDGEHWDGVDAMFANYENRPLGEKKRLVGQEVPFGRMGTADDLTGMAIFLASSESEYVVAQTYNVDGGNWMS, encoded by the coding sequence ATGAAAAGACTAGAAGGCAAAAGCGCGCTCATCACCGGATCAGCCCGAGGCATCGGGTGTACGTTTGCTCAGGCTTACATTCGAGAAGGGGCGACAGTCGCTATCGCGGACATCAACCTGGAACGCGCGCAATCCACGGCAAGCGCCTTGGGGCCTAATGCCTATGCTGTCGAGATGGACGTCACGAACCAGGCGTCCATCGAGGCGGCTATCGCCACCGTCGTTGCGCACACGGGCAAGCTCGATATCTTGATCAACAACGCTGCACTGTTCGACCTCGCGCCCATTGTCGATATTACCCGCGACAGCTTTGAGCGCTTGTTTTCGATCAACGTGGCCGGAACGCTTTTCACCCTTCAGGCAGCGGCGCGTCAGATGATCAGTCAGGGACATGGCGGCAAGATCATCAATATGGCCAGCCAGGCGGGGCGAAGAGGGGAGGCGCTGGTCGGTGTGTATTGCGCGACCAAGGCAGCCGTTATCAGCCTCACACAATCGGCAGGCCTGGGCCTGATAAAGCATGGGATCAACGTGAATGCCATTGCGCCAGGGGTTGTCGACGGCGAGCACTGGGATGGCGTCGACGCAATGTTTGCCAACTATGAGAATCGCCCCCTGGGTGAAAAGAAACGACTCGTGGGCCAAGAAGTGCCTTTTGGACGGATGGGCACCGCCGATGACCTGACGGGGATGGCTATTTTTCTCGCGTCATCGGAGAGCGAGTACGTTGTGGCTCAGACTTACAATGTCGACGGTGGCAACTGGATGAGTTGA
- a CDS encoding type I secretion system permease/ATPase encodes MGLLLDPRHDIDAALLSYRRVFWSLALFSGVINLLVLVPSLYMMQVYDRVLTSRNETTLFMLTLIALGLFMFSALIEWVRGEVMIRMSAGLDDALGERIFDAAFARSLREHNANPAQVLIDLATLRQLITGQGLIALLDAPWLPIFLLVAFIFHPWFGVLTLVLALVLIGLALWGELATRTRLGEANRLSVQSSIYVNSTFQNAEVIQALGMLGPLRQRWSLLQQRIVAAQAHASDRSARITSATRFVRISGQSLALGLGALLVLEGQLSAGMMIAMSLLLGRALAPVEIAIGSWKQFNSGRQSYQRLSQLLAQHPRDRLRMPLPPPTGAVRLEQVHVGPPGASQPILRGINFSLVKGDVLAVVGPSASGKSTLARALVGVWPAMGGSVRLDDAEISQWSHDALGPYLGYLPQDIELFDGSVADNIARFGEQDADKIIAAGRHAGIHEMILRFPKGYDTPLGPGGLGLSGGQKQRLGLARALYGLPSLIVLDEPNSNLDEAGEVALVQAIRALKSAGSTVVLITHRPNVLAVVDHILVLKDGTQHAFGPRDRVLKALIPGPKPAAVKETGEDA; translated from the coding sequence ATGGGTTTGCTTCTTGATCCGCGTCATGACATTGATGCCGCTTTACTCAGCTATCGCCGGGTGTTCTGGTCGTTGGCGCTGTTCAGCGGCGTGATCAACCTGCTGGTGCTGGTGCCGTCGCTCTACATGATGCAGGTGTACGACCGAGTCCTCACCAGCCGCAACGAAACCACTTTGTTCATGCTCACTTTGATCGCCCTGGGACTGTTCATGTTCAGCGCGTTGATCGAGTGGGTACGCGGCGAGGTGATGATTCGCATGAGCGCAGGGCTGGACGATGCCTTGGGCGAGCGGATTTTCGACGCCGCTTTCGCCCGCAGCCTGCGCGAGCACAACGCCAACCCGGCGCAGGTGCTGATCGATCTGGCGACGCTACGGCAGCTGATCACCGGCCAGGGCCTGATTGCGTTGCTCGATGCACCGTGGTTGCCGATCTTTCTGCTGGTGGCGTTCATCTTTCATCCCTGGTTCGGCGTACTGACGCTGGTTCTGGCCCTGGTGCTGATCGGGCTGGCCCTATGGGGCGAGCTAGCGACCCGAACGCGTCTGGGTGAAGCCAATCGACTGAGCGTGCAGTCGTCGATTTACGTCAACAGCACGTTCCAGAATGCCGAAGTCATCCAGGCTCTGGGCATGCTCGGACCATTGCGCCAACGGTGGAGCCTGCTGCAACAACGCATCGTTGCCGCTCAGGCCCATGCCAGCGACCGTAGCGCGCGTATCACATCGGCGACCCGTTTCGTGCGCATCTCCGGGCAATCGCTGGCCCTGGGCCTGGGAGCGTTGCTGGTGCTCGAAGGCCAGTTGTCGGCAGGCATGATGATCGCGATGTCGCTGCTTCTGGGGCGCGCCCTGGCGCCCGTGGAAATCGCCATTGGCTCGTGGAAGCAATTCAACTCTGGCCGCCAGAGTTACCAGCGCCTGAGCCAACTCCTTGCCCAGCACCCACGCGACCGTCTGCGCATGCCGTTGCCGCCGCCCACCGGCGCGGTGCGTCTGGAGCAGGTGCATGTTGGCCCGCCCGGCGCCTCGCAACCGATCCTGCGCGGAATCAATTTCAGTCTGGTCAAAGGTGACGTGCTCGCCGTCGTCGGCCCCAGCGCCAGCGGCAAATCCACACTGGCCCGGGCGCTGGTCGGGGTCTGGCCGGCCATGGGCGGATCGGTGCGCCTCGACGACGCCGAGATCAGTCAATGGTCTCACGACGCCTTGGGCCCGTACCTCGGCTACCTGCCGCAGGACATCGAACTGTTCGACGGCAGTGTGGCCGACAATATCGCCCGCTTCGGTGAACAGGACGCCGACAAGATTATCGCCGCCGGACGTCACGCGGGCATTCACGAAATGATCCTGAGGTTCCCCAAGGGTTACGACACGCCGCTGGGCCCCGGTGGGCTTGGATTGTCCGGCGGACAGAAACAGCGCCTTGGCCTGGCTCGCGCACTCTATGGGCTGCCGTCGCTGATCGTGCTCGATGAGCCCAACTCCAATCTCGATGAAGCCGGAGAAGTGGCACTGGTTCAGGCCATCCGCGCGCTCAAGTCTGCTGGTAGCACCGTGGTGCTGATTACCCACCGGCCTAATGTGCTGGCGGTGGTCGATCACATTCTGGTGCTCAAGGACGGCACTCAACACGCATTCGGTCCACGGGATCGGGTGCTCAAGGCATTGATCCCGGGGCCAAAACCGGCAGCGGTCAAGGAGACTGGCGAAGATGCATGA
- a CDS encoding ABC transporter ATP-binding protein: MANLKIKNLKKGFEGLSIIKGIDLEVRDKEFVVFVGPSGCGKSTLLRLIAGLEEVSSGTIELDGRDITEVSPAKRDLAMVFQTYALYPHMTVRKNMSFALDLAGDNKQDVERKVTEAARILELERLLERKPKQLSGGQRQRVAIGRAIVRNPKIFLFDEPLSNLDAALCVQMRLELSRLHKELQATMIYVTHDQVEAMTLATKVVVLNGGRIEQIGSPLELYHQPANLFVAGFLGTPKMGFLKATVTSSSHQGVEVELASGRRLLIPRDGSALAVGSEVTVGIRPEHLRLDDQGQLPITTDVTERLGSDTFCHVVAKSGEALTVRVNGDCDVAYGEQRWVALDVLHCHLFDEEGKAIAPLMRLAA, translated from the coding sequence ATGGCCAACCTGAAAATCAAGAATCTGAAAAAAGGCTTCGAAGGTCTGTCCATCATCAAGGGCATCGACCTGGAAGTCCGCGATAAAGAGTTCGTCGTTTTTGTCGGCCCCTCGGGTTGCGGTAAATCCACCTTGCTACGGCTGATCGCGGGGCTGGAGGAGGTGAGCAGCGGCACCATCGAACTCGATGGTCGCGACATCACCGAAGTCAGCCCGGCCAAGCGTGACCTGGCCATGGTGTTCCAGACCTACGCCTTGTACCCGCACATGACCGTGCGCAAGAACATGTCCTTCGCCCTCGACCTGGCTGGCGACAATAAACAGGACGTCGAGCGCAAGGTGACCGAAGCCGCACGGATTCTGGAGCTGGAACGTCTGCTGGAGCGCAAGCCCAAGCAACTGTCCGGCGGCCAGCGTCAGCGCGTAGCCATCGGTCGCGCCATCGTGCGTAACCCGAAGATCTTTTTGTTCGACGAGCCCCTGTCCAACCTCGACGCCGCCCTGTGCGTGCAGATGCGCCTGGAACTGTCGCGCCTGCACAAGGAACTGCAAGCAACGATGATCTACGTGACCCACGATCAGGTCGAGGCGATGACGCTCGCCACCAAAGTGGTGGTGCTGAACGGCGGTCGCATCGAGCAGATTGGCTCACCACTGGAGCTCTATCACCAACCCGCCAATCTGTTCGTGGCTGGATTCTTGGGCACGCCGAAAATGGGTTTTCTCAAGGCCACAGTGACGTCCAGCAGTCATCAAGGTGTCGAGGTCGAGTTGGCCTCCGGGCGACGTTTGCTCATACCGCGCGACGGCAGCGCTTTGGCAGTCGGCAGCGAAGTGACTGTTGGCATACGCCCGGAACACCTGCGTCTGGATGACCAAGGACAATTGCCCATCACCACCGATGTCACTGAACGCTTGGGTAGCGATACCTTCTGCCACGTTGTTGCCAAATCGGGTGAAGCGCTGACGGTAAGGGTCAATGGTGACTGTGACGTCGCCTACGGAGAACAGCGATGGGTGGCGCTGGACGTTCTGCACTGTCATTTGTTCGACGAAGAGGGGAAGGCCATAGCGCCCCTGATGCGGCTCGCAGCCTGA